From Peromyscus maniculatus bairdii isolate BWxNUB_F1_BW_parent chromosome 8, HU_Pman_BW_mat_3.1, whole genome shotgun sequence, a single genomic window includes:
- the Anks3 gene encoding ankyrin repeat and SAM domain-containing protein 3 isoform X12, protein MKDIQGWTALFHCTSAGHQQMVKFLLDSGANANVREPVYGFTPLMEAAASGHEIIVQYFLNHGVKVDIRDHSGATARMLARQYGHMKIVALMDTHSPALPKSLYRSPEKYEDLSSSDESWPVPQRQRPCRKKGLSIHEGPRALARITAIGLGGKIQTNYEQVPPRGYVTFTSSDENTLEVEGLCYRDVTSPINERDVESSSSSSREEPTFCASLGPVWRSSSSDGLARAQGLSSEASIESNEDSDHTRKSSVRKQTKSYLKSKSRYSNSDSQWPSSTGTACTPGSEPQAEKSSYSGPQDLATLLEQIGCLKYLQVFEEQDVDLRIFLTLTESDLKEIGITLFGPKRKMTSAIARWHSSARPPSDALELAYADRLEAEMQELAIQLHKCCEEAEALRGQVSQEQELRAVVESCLLEQESARKDIYAQLQEAQTLAKDAALVLDQLRACQAELSARVRQDQSPSEATLRPPFLSADSKGWPIPLQALSLPELSGALEDCVHEMGTMLCNTEPGEATDAEWEEMAGTVARRDDSDVG, encoded by the exons ATGAAGGACATCCAGGGCTGGACTGCACTCTTCCACTGCACCAGTGCCGGCCACCAGCAGATGGTCAAGTTCCTCCTGGACAGTGGAGCCAATGCCAACGTGAG GGAACCTGTATATGGATTCACTCCTTTGATGGAAGCAGCTGCCTCTGGCCATGAGATAATTGTGCAGTATTTTCTGAATCAT GGAGTCAAAGTAGACATAAGAGACCACAGTGGAGCCACGGCCCGGATGCTGGCCAGGCAGTATGGTCACATGAAGATAGTGGCCTTGATGGACACTCACTCGCCTGCACTGCCTAAGAGCCTTTACCGGAGCCCAG AAAAATATGAAGATCTGAGCTCATCAGACGAGTCCTGGCCTGTTCCTCAGCGCCAGAGGCCCTGTCGAAAGAAGGGCCTCAGCATCCACGAGGGCCCACGTGCCCTGGCCAGGATCACAGCTATTGGACTTGGCGGCAAGATCCAGACCAACTATG AGCAAGTTCCTCCACGGGGATATGTGACCTTCACCAGCAGTGATGAGAACACCCTGGAAGTTGAGGGCCTCTGCTACCGAGATGTCACCTCCCCCATTAATGAGCGGGATgtggagagcagcagcagcagcagccggg AGGAACCCACTTTCTGTGCCAGTCTTGGACCTGtgtggaggagcagcagcagcgaTGGCCTGGCAAGAGCCCAGGGGCTCAGCAGTGAAGCCTCCATAGAAAGCAATGAG GATTCTGATCATACCCGCAAAAGCTCGGTTCGCAAACAAACCAAGAGTTATTTGAAGAGTAAGAGTCGTTACAGCAACAGTGATAGTCAGTGGCCTTCCAGCACAGGGACTGCATGCACCCCAGGATCTGAACCCCAAGCTGAGAAGTCCTCCTACTCAGGACCTCAG GACCTTGCCACACTGCTGGAGCAGATTGGGTGTCTGAAGTACCTGCAAGTGTTTGAGGAGCAGGATGTGGACCTTCGTATCTTCCTGACCCTCACCGAGAGTGACCTGAAGGAAATTGGCATCAC GTTGTTTGGGCCTAAAAGGAAGATGACCTCTGCCATTGCCCGCTGGCACAGTAGTGCCCGCCCTCCTAGTGATGCACTGGAGCTGGCCTATGCTGACCGGCTAGAGGCTGAGATGCAGGAGCTCGCCATCCAGCTGCACAAA TGctgtgaggaggcagaggctctcCGTGGCCAGGTGTCCCAAGAGCAGGAATTGCGGGCTGTAGTAGAGAGCTGCCTCCTGGAACAGGAGAGTGCCCGAAAGGACATCTATGCCCAGCTGCAGGAGGCCCAGACCCTGGCCAAGGATGCTGCCCTTGTCCTGGACCAGCTGCG GGCCTGTCAGGCTGAGCTGTCAGCTCGAGTAAGGCAGGACCAGTCCCCCAGCGAAGCTACCCTGAGGCCACCCTTTCTCTCAGCAG ATTCCAAAGGCTGGCCTATTCCCCTGCAGGCCTTGAGTCTCCCTGAGCTGTCAGGGGCCCTGGAAGACTGTGTCCATGAAATGG GCACTATGCTCTGTAACACAGAGCCTGGAGAAGCTACAGACGCTGAATGGGAAGAAATGGCGGGAACCGTAGCCAGGAGGGATG attcTGACGTTGGGTGA